The proteins below are encoded in one region of Syntrophotalea carbinolica DSM 2380:
- the thrS gene encoding threonine--tRNA ligase — protein MIQIELPDGSIKEFSETTTPGDIAAGIGSGLARQAVAARFNDRMVDLCTPITESGRLEIITLNSPQGLEVYRHTAAHLMAHAVKDLYGDRVQVTIGPAVENGFYYDFYCEDHAFSPDDFEKIEKRMQELVKANLPIEREEVSRDSAIALFRELGEHYKVELIEDLDAPTVSLYRQGDFVDLCRGPHLPSTGRIKAFKLTSVAGAYWRGSEKNAMLQRIYATAFPDKKELRTYLNKLEEARKRDHRRIGRELDLFSFSEEAGAGLVIWHPKGALLRTLLEDFERREHLRRGYDIVMGPQILRTDLWKTSGHFDNYRENMYFTDVDGQGYGIKPMNCLAHMLIYKARQRSYRDLPLRYFELGTVHRHEKSGVLHGLLRVRGFTQDDAHIICTPDQLDEEIKRVLEFVRDVMAIFGFEYEIEISTRPEKSIGSDADWERATGALMNALKDLELPHDVNEGDGAFYGPKIDIKLKDALDRRWQCATIQCDFTLPERFDLTYVGKDGEKHRPVMLHRVILGAIERFIGVLIEHYAGNFPLWLAPVQAVVINVTDNQADYAKSVSDALRAAGVRVQCDLRNEKLGFKIREAQVDKIPYMLVVGDTEMSDGTVAPRFRSGKNLEPMSPEDFARFVQEECDQYR, from the coding sequence ATGATTCAGATCGAATTGCCGGACGGATCTATTAAGGAATTTTCTGAAACGACCACTCCTGGTGACATCGCAGCCGGTATCGGATCCGGTCTCGCGCGCCAGGCGGTGGCTGCACGATTTAACGATCGTATGGTCGATCTGTGCACCCCGATTACGGAAAGCGGCCGTCTTGAAATTATCACCCTGAATTCTCCGCAGGGACTTGAGGTCTATCGGCATACCGCCGCACATCTTATGGCCCATGCGGTCAAGGATCTTTACGGTGACCGGGTTCAGGTTACCATCGGTCCGGCTGTCGAAAACGGTTTCTATTACGATTTTTACTGTGAAGACCATGCATTCTCTCCGGACGATTTCGAAAAAATCGAGAAGCGGATGCAGGAACTGGTCAAGGCCAACCTGCCCATTGAGCGGGAGGAGGTTTCGCGGGACAGTGCCATTGCCCTGTTTCGGGAGCTTGGAGAGCATTACAAAGTCGAATTGATAGAGGACTTGGATGCGCCGACCGTCTCGCTCTACCGCCAGGGCGATTTCGTCGATTTGTGCCGTGGTCCGCATTTGCCCTCCACCGGCAGAATCAAGGCATTCAAGCTGACCAGTGTGGCTGGTGCGTATTGGCGTGGCAGCGAGAAGAATGCCATGTTGCAGCGCATCTATGCGACGGCCTTTCCCGATAAAAAAGAACTCCGCACCTATCTGAACAAGCTGGAAGAAGCTCGCAAGCGCGATCATCGGCGTATCGGACGCGAACTCGATCTGTTTTCCTTCAGCGAAGAGGCCGGTGCCGGGTTGGTGATCTGGCATCCCAAGGGTGCCCTGCTGCGCACCTTGCTGGAGGATTTTGAGCGTCGGGAGCATTTGCGGCGTGGCTACGACATTGTCATGGGGCCGCAGATCCTTCGTACGGATCTGTGGAAAACCTCCGGACATTTCGACAATTACCGTGAAAATATGTATTTCACGGATGTCGACGGGCAGGGGTACGGCATCAAGCCGATGAACTGCCTCGCACATATGCTTATCTATAAAGCTCGGCAACGATCCTATCGGGATCTGCCGCTGCGATATTTCGAACTCGGTACCGTTCACCGCCATGAAAAATCCGGTGTGTTGCATGGTCTTTTGAGGGTTCGGGGCTTTACCCAGGATGATGCGCACATAATCTGTACGCCGGACCAGCTTGACGAAGAGATCAAGCGTGTACTGGAGTTCGTGCGCGATGTGATGGCTATCTTCGGTTTTGAGTACGAGATAGAGATTTCCACGCGTCCTGAAAAATCGATCGGCAGCGATGCGGACTGGGAGCGTGCAACCGGGGCCTTGATGAACGCGCTGAAGGATCTTGAGCTCCCGCATGATGTTAACGAAGGCGACGGGGCGTTTTACGGTCCCAAGATCGATATCAAGCTTAAGGACGCCCTTGACAGAAGATGGCAGTGTGCTACAATCCAGTGCGATTTTACCCTGCCTGAGCGTTTCGACCTCACTTATGTCGGCAAGGATGGTGAAAAACACCGGCCGGTTATGCTGCACCGGGTTATACTTGGCGCAATCGAACGTTTCATCGGCGTTCTGATCGAACACTATGCCGGCAATTTTCCGTTATGGCTTGCCCCCGTGCAGGCTGTTGTTATCAATGTGACGGATAATCAGGCCGACTACGCCAAAAGCGTTTCCGACGCCTTGCGAGCCGCCGGAGTTCGTGTTCAATGCGACCTTCGGAATGAAAAACTTGGCTTCAAGATCAGAGAGGCCCAGGTGGATAAGATTCCGTATATGCTGGTTGTCGGGGATACGGAAATGAGCGATGGAACCGTGGCTCCACGTTTCCGGTCCGGCAAAAACCTGGAACCCATGAGTCCTGAAGACTTTGCACGGTTTGTTCAGGAAGAGTGTGATCAGTATCGTTAG
- the infC gene encoding translation initiation factor IF-3 has product MAKEEARVNRAIRAKEVRVVDNVGEMLGVMSVNEALRAAEERGLDLVEVSPNANPPVCRIMDYGKYKYQASKRLAEAKKKSARVDIKEVKMRPKTEEHDFQVKLRNAMRFLEAGNKVKVTVMFRGREVTHPEFGFDLMKRVAEEVGDAGQVEMSPRMAGRFMTMVIAPKKK; this is encoded by the coding sequence ATAGCTAAGGAGGAAGCGCGCGTCAATCGCGCCATTCGAGCCAAGGAAGTCCGCGTTGTCGACAATGTCGGTGAGATGCTGGGTGTCATGAGTGTCAATGAGGCACTGCGTGCGGCCGAAGAACGAGGTCTGGACCTCGTCGAAGTCTCGCCGAATGCGAATCCGCCTGTTTGCCGTATTATGGATTACGGTAAATACAAATATCAGGCGAGCAAGCGCCTCGCAGAAGCCAAGAAAAAGTCTGCGCGTGTCGATATTAAAGAAGTCAAGATGCGGCCCAAGACGGAGGAACATGACTTTCAGGTCAAACTCAGAAACGCGATGCGTTTTCTCGAGGCTGGCAACAAAGTTAAAGTGACCGTTATGTTCCGTGGTCGGGAGGTTACCCACCCTGAGTTCGGTTTCGACCTGATGAAGCGGGTTGCCGAGGAAGTCGGTGACGCCGGACAGGTGGAGATGTCTCCGCGAATGGCGGGGCGTTTCATGACTATGGTAATCGCACCGAAGAAAAAATAG
- the rpmI gene encoding 50S ribosomal protein L35 — protein MPKIKTNRGAAKRFRKTGSGKIRRNKAFTSHILTKKSTKRKRELRQGTLVAKADQKNISRLIPYI, from the coding sequence ATGCCTAAGATCAAAACCAATCGCGGTGCTGCTAAGCGCTTTCGTAAAACCGGTAGCGGCAAGATCCGCAGGAATAAGGCCTTTACCAGCCATATTCTGACCAAAAAATCGACCAAGCGTAAGCGTGAATTGCGTCAAGGTACTCTTGTCGCAAAAGCTGACCAGAAGAATATCAGCCGTCTTATTCCCTATATCTAG
- the rplT gene encoding 50S ribosomal protein L20 — translation MPRVKRGFKARRRRNKVLKLAKGYRGARSKLFRSATEAVDRALNYAFRDRRVKKRDFRALWIARINASARENGLSYSRLVHGLKKAEIALDRKILAELAVTDPAGFTAIADKAKAQLQ, via the coding sequence ATGCCCAGAGTAAAAAGAGGTTTTAAAGCGAGACGTCGTCGTAACAAGGTTTTAAAGCTGGCTAAAGGCTATCGCGGCGCACGTAGTAAACTGTTTCGTAGTGCAACCGAGGCTGTCGATCGGGCACTCAATTACGCTTTCCGGGATCGGCGCGTTAAAAAACGCGATTTCCGCGCGCTGTGGATTGCACGTATCAATGCTTCCGCACGTGAAAACGGTCTTTCCTACAGCCGGTTGGTTCACGGTCTGAAAAAGGCCGAAATTGCTCTGGATCGCAAGATCCTGGCAGAACTCGCTGTGACTGACCCTGCAGGTTTTACCGCCATCGCAGATAAAGCCAAAGCCCAGCTTCAGTGA
- the pheS gene encoding phenylalanine--tRNA ligase subunit alpha, translating into MRDKLVAMLELGRKAFESADSAVELQEIRVRFLGKKGELTAIMKGMGQLTPEQRPVVGALANQVKSELEELFEERSRIVGQQEMDKRLKQERVDVTLPGRRNSCGTKHPVTLVIEEITDIFSALGFSVAEGPEIEQDFYNFEALNMPKDHPARDMQDTFYINEDVVLRTHTSPVQIRTMLKHAPPVRVIAPGTVYRRDSDITHTPMFHQVEGFLVDRNITFGDLKGILTSFLSQIFGKGLNVRFRPSFFPFTEPSAEVDIQCVMCKGKGCRVCKNSGWLEILGSGMIDPEVFKSVDYDSETYSGFAFGMGVERIAMLKYGVNDLRLFFENDVRFLRQF; encoded by the coding sequence ATGAGAGATAAACTTGTTGCTATGCTGGAACTTGGCCGCAAGGCCTTCGAATCGGCAGATTCTGCAGTTGAATTGCAAGAAATTCGGGTTCGTTTTCTTGGCAAAAAGGGCGAATTGACGGCCATCATGAAGGGTATGGGGCAACTGACTCCTGAGCAGAGACCGGTTGTCGGTGCTCTGGCCAATCAGGTTAAAAGTGAACTCGAAGAATTATTTGAGGAACGCTCTCGTATCGTCGGTCAGCAGGAAATGGATAAACGGCTTAAACAGGAACGTGTCGATGTCACCTTGCCCGGTCGTCGAAATTCCTGTGGCACCAAGCATCCTGTCACTCTTGTCATTGAAGAAATTACCGATATTTTTTCCGCCCTTGGTTTTTCCGTTGCCGAAGGCCCCGAGATCGAGCAGGACTTCTACAACTTTGAAGCTCTCAATATGCCCAAGGACCATCCTGCCCGGGATATGCAAGATACGTTTTACATTAACGAAGACGTGGTTTTGCGTACCCATACCTCTCCGGTTCAAATCCGAACCATGCTCAAGCATGCCCCGCCGGTCCGTGTGATTGCGCCGGGAACCGTTTATCGAAGGGATTCCGATATTACGCATACGCCGATGTTTCACCAGGTGGAGGGTTTCCTCGTTGATCGGAATATCACCTTTGGCGATCTTAAGGGGATTCTTACCAGCTTTTTGTCCCAGATTTTCGGCAAAGGTCTGAATGTAAGGTTTCGTCCTTCATTTTTCCCTTTCACCGAACCGAGTGCCGAAGTCGATATCCAATGTGTGATGTGCAAAGGGAAGGGGTGCAGGGTTTGCAAGAATTCCGGCTGGCTGGAAATTCTTGGCAGCGGCATGATCGATCCCGAAGTGTTCAAGTCGGTCGATTATGATTCCGAAACTTATAGCGGCTTTGCTTTTGGTATGGGTGTGGAACGCATTGCCATGCTTAAATACGGGGTCAATGATTTGCGACTCTTCTTCGAAAATGACGTACGGTTTTTGCGTCAGTTCTAA
- the pheT gene encoding phenylalanine--tRNA ligase subunit beta, protein MIVTYNWLKEFVDFEMSPDELAHRLTMAGLEVDSMDFIGEGLDSVVTARLVSVDKHPDADKLTVCQVDYGQDTVQVVCGATNHKAGDVVALATVGTVLPGDFKIKKSKIRGMESFGMLCSEKELGLAQDSDGIMILSPDCEPGQPVFEVLGLKDVRYELGLTPNRPDCLSVLGVAREVSAMCGRSLNVNLPPLSEGDESTRALTSVTIEDAEYCPRYAARLIRGVKVGPSPDWLVRKLESVGQRSVNNVVDVTNFILMELGHPLHAFDYQRLAEGRIVVKRAASKEQFTTLDSVSRSLEKSDLVICDGQGAVALAGVMGGENSEVVAETVDILLESAYFNPLAIRRTSKRLSLRSEASHRFERGADIAMVPVALDKAAALIVQVAGGVVCKGMIDEFPRPLAERKVTLAVQRVNEILGLKLGMDDIQAHLLSIGLEVQPVEEKDIDRLVVTIPSFRPDLERDIDLVEEVARLNGYDNIPVTMPAGRMLCHLPPQHLREVKRLRDVMVAAGFNETVNYSFVAPEAWDRLELSDDDPRREPVKILNPLTEDQSVMRTSLVPSLLECVTRNVAYQNSDLHLFELRPVFLTHTDDVLPIEKWRLCAVLCGRREQEGWRQNDEKVDFYDLKGVVEQILDSFNVAKVTWDGSSSENFLHPGKSCTLKQKKTVLGTLGEVHPKVLAAFDIDQPVYLLDLDFEQLLMAAGGHGGFSALSRFPQVARDSAFLVDEDIPFSEISEVLNRSTGKLVEDIVLFDVYRGKGIPEGKKSLAIRVRYRSDDRTLKDEEIQKAHDKIVKALIAKLGAEIR, encoded by the coding sequence ATGATCGTTACCTATAATTGGTTGAAAGAGTTTGTCGATTTTGAAATGAGTCCGGATGAATTGGCCCATCGCTTGACCATGGCCGGTCTTGAAGTCGATAGTATGGATTTTATTGGTGAGGGTCTTGACAGCGTCGTGACTGCTCGACTGGTTTCCGTCGATAAGCATCCCGATGCCGATAAGTTGACTGTTTGTCAAGTGGATTACGGTCAGGATACGGTGCAGGTAGTTTGCGGTGCAACCAACCATAAGGCTGGAGATGTCGTCGCGTTAGCCACGGTGGGGACCGTCCTGCCTGGCGATTTTAAAATTAAAAAGTCCAAGATTCGCGGCATGGAGTCGTTCGGGATGCTCTGCTCTGAAAAAGAACTTGGGCTTGCTCAAGATTCCGACGGTATCATGATCCTGTCTCCCGATTGTGAGCCTGGGCAACCCGTGTTCGAAGTTTTGGGGCTTAAGGATGTTCGTTACGAGCTTGGATTGACCCCCAATCGTCCCGATTGTCTCAGCGTACTGGGGGTGGCAAGGGAAGTTTCCGCGATGTGCGGACGTTCTTTGAACGTAAATTTACCTCCTTTGTCCGAGGGGGATGAGTCGACCCGGGCGCTTACTTCGGTAACCATTGAGGATGCAGAGTATTGCCCGCGCTACGCCGCTCGTCTGATTCGCGGTGTAAAGGTCGGGCCTTCTCCGGACTGGTTGGTGAGGAAATTGGAGTCGGTGGGGCAACGGTCGGTTAACAATGTCGTTGACGTAACCAACTTTATCCTTATGGAATTGGGGCATCCGCTGCATGCTTTCGATTATCAGCGCCTGGCCGAAGGGCGCATCGTTGTAAAACGCGCCGCCAGCAAGGAACAGTTTACCACTCTCGATAGCGTCAGTCGCAGTCTTGAAAAAAGCGACCTGGTGATTTGTGATGGCCAGGGGGCAGTTGCTTTGGCCGGCGTTATGGGTGGCGAAAATTCCGAGGTTGTGGCTGAAACGGTTGATATCCTGCTTGAAAGCGCCTATTTCAATCCCTTGGCCATTCGTCGGACCAGCAAACGCCTGTCGTTGCGCAGCGAGGCGTCCCATCGGTTCGAACGTGGCGCCGATATCGCTATGGTGCCGGTTGCTCTGGATAAGGCTGCCGCGCTTATCGTTCAGGTCGCCGGAGGTGTCGTTTGCAAGGGGATGATAGACGAATTCCCCCGTCCGTTGGCCGAACGCAAGGTGACCTTGGCCGTTCAGCGTGTCAATGAAATCCTCGGCCTTAAGCTGGGGATGGATGATATTCAGGCTCACTTGCTCTCTATCGGCCTGGAGGTGCAACCGGTTGAAGAAAAAGACATCGACCGACTGGTGGTCACCATACCGTCTTTTCGTCCCGACCTGGAAAGAGATATCGACCTGGTTGAAGAGGTGGCACGACTTAACGGTTATGACAATATCCCTGTGACGATGCCCGCCGGTCGTATGCTCTGTCATCTTCCTCCGCAGCATTTGAGGGAAGTTAAACGTTTGCGCGACGTCATGGTTGCTGCCGGCTTTAACGAAACGGTTAATTACTCTTTTGTGGCGCCAGAGGCCTGGGATCGCCTGGAGCTGTCGGACGATGACCCGCGTCGGGAACCGGTTAAAATTCTCAATCCTCTGACTGAAGATCAGTCGGTTATGCGTACCAGTCTGGTGCCCAGCTTGTTGGAATGCGTTACGCGGAATGTGGCTTATCAGAATAGCGACCTGCATCTGTTCGAGCTGCGCCCTGTGTTCTTGACGCATACGGACGATGTGCTTCCTATCGAAAAGTGGCGACTTTGTGCCGTTTTGTGTGGTCGTCGCGAACAGGAAGGCTGGAGGCAGAATGACGAAAAAGTCGATTTTTACGATCTTAAAGGGGTCGTTGAACAGATCCTGGACAGCTTTAATGTCGCCAAAGTGACCTGGGATGGAAGTTCCAGTGAGAACTTTCTCCACCCTGGTAAATCCTGTACCTTGAAGCAGAAAAAGACAGTATTGGGCACTCTGGGCGAAGTTCATCCCAAGGTGTTGGCCGCTTTTGATATCGACCAGCCTGTTTATCTGCTGGATCTCGATTTCGAGCAGTTGCTTATGGCGGCCGGCGGTCATGGTGGTTTCAGTGCACTCTCCCGGTTTCCGCAAGTTGCCAGAGACAGTGCCTTTCTGGTCGATGAAGACATCCCCTTCAGTGAAATCTCCGAGGTATTGAACCGGTCCACAGGCAAGCTGGTAGAGGATATCGTATTGTTTGACGTATACCGGGGTAAAGGGATTCCCGAAGGCAAGAAGAGTTTGGCCATCCGGGTGCGTTACCGCAGTGACGATCGAACGCTCAAGGATGAAGAAATCCAAAAAGCCCATGATAAGATTGTTAAGGCGCTGATCGCCAAACTCGGGGCCGAAATACGCTAA
- a CDS encoding integration host factor subunit alpha — MTKADLVEKVYLKTGFSKKESSDIVEMVFDLMKNTLEKGEKIKLAGFGNFVVKQKATRRGRNPQTGEEIEISSRNILTFKPSQVLKAAINEQD; from the coding sequence ATGACTAAGGCTGATCTGGTGGAAAAAGTTTATCTGAAGACCGGGTTTTCTAAAAAGGAATCTTCAGATATCGTTGAGATGGTATTTGATCTTATGAAGAACACCCTCGAAAAGGGTGAAAAGATCAAACTTGCCGGATTCGGTAATTTTGTCGTCAAGCAAAAAGCTACCCGCCGCGGGCGTAATCCACAGACTGGCGAAGAAATAGAAATCAGCTCCCGTAATATTCTGACCTTCAAGCCGAGTCAGGTACTTAAGGCAGCTATTAACGAGCAGGACTGA
- a CDS encoding MerR family transcriptional regulator: protein MQVSIPDKLYFKIGEVAQLTGVKPHVLRYWESEFRQIRPVKSQGKQRLYRRDDIEFVLNLKDILYGQGYTIAGAKKILAKQAGSEKAASSVNPEEAVELLRDIRRDLLQLRASLEP from the coding sequence ATGCAGGTATCCATCCCTGATAAGCTTTACTTTAAGATCGGTGAGGTGGCGCAGTTGACAGGCGTCAAGCCTCATGTCCTGCGTTACTGGGAATCCGAGTTCCGACAAATTCGCCCGGTTAAAAGTCAGGGTAAGCAGCGACTTTATCGACGCGACGATATCGAATTCGTTCTTAACCTGAAAGATATCCTGTACGGACAAGGGTATACGATCGCCGGTGCAAAAAAAATATTAGCCAAACAGGCTGGTTCCGAAAAGGCAGCCTCCTCGGTTAATCCGGAGGAGGCTGTTGAACTTTTGCGCGACATACGTCGGGACTTACTGCAATTAAGAGCCTCGCTGGAGCCGTGA
- the surE gene encoding 5'/3'-nucleotidase SurE, protein MLILVTNDDGVHAPGIAALADSLHGLGQVVVVAPDRDRSAIGHALTLHAPLRADELRPGVFAVDGTPTDCVNLGIHGLLSSVPDLVVAGINRGANLGDDITYSGTVCAAMEATLMGVPALAVSLEGDTFASSEYRQAADAALFLAQKVSEEGLPSDTFLNVNVPAGRIRGIRLTRQGRRRYGDMVVEKMDPRGRKYYWLGAGECDFDYVDGTDCHAMHEGFISVTPLHLDLTNFRSFECLSRWSMTYSMD, encoded by the coding sequence TTGCTGATCCTGGTAACCAACGATGATGGTGTCCATGCCCCCGGCATCGCAGCCCTGGCCGATTCCCTGCACGGGTTGGGTCAGGTCGTGGTTGTCGCGCCCGATAGAGATCGCAGCGCCATTGGCCATGCGCTAACCCTTCATGCTCCCTTACGTGCTGACGAATTGCGACCCGGCGTTTTTGCCGTTGACGGGACACCTACCGATTGCGTTAACCTCGGTATTCACGGGTTACTTTCATCGGTGCCCGACCTGGTTGTTGCCGGCATCAATCGCGGTGCCAACCTTGGTGACGATATTACTTACTCCGGTACCGTTTGTGCCGCTATGGAGGCGACCTTGATGGGGGTACCCGCGCTGGCCGTTTCGCTTGAAGGGGACACCTTTGCTTCGTCCGAGTACCGGCAGGCTGCCGATGCTGCGTTGTTTCTTGCTCAAAAAGTTTCTGAGGAAGGTTTGCCTTCTGATACCTTTCTTAATGTCAATGTGCCTGCCGGGCGCATTCGCGGCATACGTCTGACCCGGCAGGGGCGCAGGCGCTATGGTGACATGGTGGTGGAAAAGATGGATCCGCGTGGGCGCAAGTACTATTGGCTCGGTGCCGGTGAGTGCGATTTCGATTATGTCGATGGGACCGATTGCCATGCCATGCATGAAGGGTTTATTTCCGTGACGCCGCTGCATCTCGATTTAACGAATTTTCGTTCCTTTGAATGTTTGTCTCGATGGAGTATGACTTACAGCATGGATTGA
- a CDS encoding protein-L-isoaspartate(D-aspartate) O-methyltransferase, which yields MDYSIARRLMVEQQVIRRGVSDPLVVDAMMRVPRHLFVEEALWSQAYSDFPLPIGEKQTISQPFMVAFMTESLCLHGGEKVLEIGTGSGYQAAVLSQIVSRVYTVERLPGLARRARRILDSVGCRNVNIKLTDGTFGWEEESPFDGIVVTAGSPQIPHHYLEQLAVGGRLVIPVGNRGSQVLKRVVRTGVEKFSEEDLLDCRFVPLVGKYGWHEEGD from the coding sequence ATGGATTATTCGATAGCCCGGCGATTAATGGTTGAACAGCAGGTTATTCGCCGAGGAGTGAGCGATCCCCTGGTTGTTGATGCCATGATGCGGGTTCCGCGTCACTTGTTTGTCGAAGAGGCTTTGTGGTCGCAGGCCTACAGTGATTTTCCTTTGCCCATCGGCGAAAAACAGACCATTTCTCAACCCTTTATGGTTGCGTTTATGACTGAATCCCTGTGCTTGCACGGTGGTGAAAAAGTTCTTGAAATAGGTACGGGTTCGGGTTATCAGGCTGCAGTGTTGAGTCAGATCGTCTCCCGTGTTTATACGGTGGAGCGTTTACCCGGTCTGGCGCGACGGGCTCGCAGGATACTCGATTCGGTTGGGTGCCGGAACGTCAATATCAAACTTACCGACGGCACCTTCGGATGGGAAGAAGAATCGCCCTTTGACGGTATTGTTGTTACTGCCGGCAGTCCGCAGATCCCACATCACTATCTGGAGCAGTTGGCTGTTGGCGGGCGTCTTGTGATTCCTGTCGGAAATCGGGGCAGCCAGGTTCTCAAGCGGGTAGTGCGAACCGGGGTCGAAAAATTTTCCGAGGAAGATCTGCTGGATTGCCGTTTTGTCCCCTTGGTAGGGAAGTATGGCTGGCACGAAGAGGGGGATTGA
- a CDS encoding YqaA family protein, with protein sequence MKLIRRLYDWVLRWADTSYGMPALFLLAFAESSFFPIPPDVLLMALALGKPRASYRFAAIASVGSILGGALGYAIGLGFWDVLGDFFYSYVPMFSEQGFIEVQRLFETYDFWVVFTAGFTPIPYKIITIGAGVFHINFAMFMVASLLSRSLRFFLISGLVFHFGETVRIFIEKYFNYLTFAVMILGIGGFVFVSHFT encoded by the coding sequence ATGAAGTTGATTCGTCGGCTCTACGATTGGGTTTTACGCTGGGCGGATACCTCCTACGGTATGCCCGCATTATTTCTTCTGGCGTTTGCGGAGTCGTCCTTTTTTCCTATTCCTCCCGATGTGTTGCTCATGGCTTTGGCCCTTGGCAAGCCTCGCGCTTCATACCGGTTCGCCGCTATCGCTTCGGTCGGGTCGATACTTGGCGGGGCGTTGGGGTATGCTATCGGGCTTGGTTTCTGGGATGTGCTCGGCGACTTTTTCTATAGTTATGTCCCGATGTTCAGCGAGCAGGGGTTCATAGAAGTGCAGCGCCTGTTCGAAACATATGATTTCTGGGTGGTTTTCACTGCCGGATTCACGCCCATACCCTATAAAATCATCACCATCGGTGCGGGGGTGTTTCACATTAACTTCGCTATGTTCATGGTGGCGTCGTTGCTGAGCCGCAGCCTGCGATTTTTCCTTATTTCCGGGCTGGTTTTTCATTTCGGAGAAACCGTGCGGATATTTATCGAAAAATACTTCAATTATCTTACGTTTGCCGTCATGATTCTCGGTATCGGCGGGTTTGTCTTTGTGTCGCATTTTACCTGA